Below is a genomic region from Acinetobacter tibetensis.
TGCCAATGGTACACATCATCATGACCATACGATCCGTTAGAGTGCCACGCACCGCAGAAACCGCCAATGCCAAAATAATCGAGATCACAGTTTGCAAAATCGTGAGTGGAATGAGTAAGGTCAATGACGGACCTAAACGTGTGGTGATAATTTGTGAAACAGACTCCCCTGTACTCCAACTTAGACCATAATCAAAGGTCAAAATCTGTTTGATGAAAATCCACAACTGTACATAGTAGGGTTGATCGACGCCCAACTGTTGGCGAATATTTTCAATCTGTTCTGGATTGGACATTTTGCCTGCCAGAATATAAGCAGGATCTCCCCCCACCCAGTTAAACAGAAAGAAAATCAGCAGTACAACTCCGAGCATGGTCGGAATCATTTGCCATAGGCGACGTATGATATATGCCAGCATATTGATGCCCCCTATTTAACCCGTTGGCCTGTAATTTCATCGAAAAAGGCTTTGTTGTCGGGTTTACGACCCAAGAAATCTTTCACCAAGTCTTCTGCAGGTTTCTGGCCGCCTTGAGATAAAATGGTTTGGCGATAACGTTGCCCCACTTCTGGATTATTTAAATTCTTGCCAAAAGCAGAAAGCATGTCTAAAGCAAGCACTTCAGACCACATATAGCCGTAATAACCCACTTGATAGCCGCCCATGATGTGCCCAAACTGCCCAGGAAATTCCGTGTTGGGTACATAGCCCAGTGCGGTTGAGCCTTCCATTTTCTTCCAGACATCTAAAGGCTGTACCTTCAAAGCATTACTGCCATGTAGTGCCATATCATATTGGGCGTACAAAGTTTGACGAGCATAATGCAAGCCACGACCATAACTGTGTACTGCATTCAGTTTGGTAATCAACTTATCATCGACCCGAGGACATGCAGGTTGGCAATAATCTGCCACTTTCGATAATGTTTCTTTGCGTCTTGCCCATTCCTCATACATTTGCGAAGGAGCTTCAACAAAGTCACGTTCTACCGATGTACCTGATTGTGCGGAATAACGGGTAGTCGACAAAATGCCATGCAATGCATGTCCAAACTCGTGCACAAAGGTTTCCAGTTCATCACTGTTTAAACCTTTGCGGTTAAAATTGGTAACCAATGCCGAAATCGGTTTACGCCCCGTTAAGCTACTGCCACCATAAACACCCCATACCGCAGCATGTCCGTATTTGCCTTCACGTGGGAATTTATCGACATATAGCCCACCTAAAAGCTGTCCTGTTTTCTGATCGGTTACATCGTAATATTCAACTTCGTTCTGCCAGACATCGACTTTGGCTGGTTTAAACTCAATGCCATACAGGTTAGATGAAATGGCGAATAACCAGTCCTGTGCGGCTTGAGTTGGGAAATATTCCCGCATTTTTTCTTGGTCGATCTGATACTTGGCTTTACGCAGCTTTTCGCTCCAATATGCCTCACTCCATCGTTCGATTTTGGCTTGCGCTAAGGGAATATTTAAGGTTTTCGCTTGAAACTCGCGCAGTGTATTCACTTCTTTTTGTTCTAAAGGCGCAACCGTCGCATGTACTTCAGACAGAAATTTTTTCACGTTTTCTGGCGTTTCTGCCATACGTTTATGTAGCGCCCACTCGGCATAACTGGATTTACCAAACAATTGTGCCAATTCATAACGCAAGTCCATGGCTTGTTTCAGCAAGATCAAATTACGCTCACCTCCACGGCGGGTATAGGCAATTTGATAACGCTGGCGTGCAGCATCGTTGTCTGCCAATTCCATAAAAGGACGATATTCAGGATATTCAAAACCAAGTAAATAATTGCCTTGGTCATTTTTCTTTAAGGCATCGATATAGCTTTGTGGTAATCCTGTTAATTCGGTAGGTGTAAACTCCAGCTTTTGCGGATTATCACGCACATTACGCGCATATTCCTGCTCAATCTTCGCCAGTTCTGCCAAAATCACTTTTAAACGTGCTTGCTTTTCGGCACTTAACTGAATCCCTGTTTTTTCAAAATCATTGAGTAAATCTTCCCGAAACTTGCTATCAATCGCATCACTGGCTTGGGTGTTTTTAATTTGTTGATACAGTTTTGGATTTTGATAAATATCGGTTTGGAACTGACTAATCTTGATTTCACAACCTTCTGCCGCTTTACGCAGTGCCGCATCTGGGGAAACATTGCTGTATAAGCCAATGGGTCCATAAAAATCTTCAAACGAAGCAAAAATACGATCCCATTCTGCCAGTACAGGCGCGGCATTGTTCTGTGCCGTCATAGGCTTGGCTTCAAAATGCTTAAGCTGCTGTTGAATATCCTGAATTTTGGTATCACACAAAGCAGGAATATCTTGGGCTTGAAATTGCGGCAAGGTCTGACGCGTGGGAGAGTCTGCAAAAGTGAACTGCTGTATAGCAAAAGTCAAAACACTGAGTGCGGTCAATTTAAAGATTGGGTGATTCATCATTACTCCAGTTTTATTTAATTTCTATTTCTTCATGTCAATATCGATGTACATCCATTCCGCAGGCAAAATCGGATGCTTTTTAAAACCAATCACGCGGGGCTGTGCCAAGACATTACGATAACGCGCACCAATAATTTGTACGGGCATATACACTTCGAGCAAGCGTGACATTTTCCGATACAATGCATCTCGTTCTGGACTAGGCGGCATTTTCTGGCTTTGTTCATACAAACGGTCATATTCAGGAATTTTCACGCAGGCATTGTTGGTTACATTGATATTCTTGCCATAGAACAACTGCATAAAGTTGTCAGCATCTGGATAATCGGCAATCCAAGCCGAGCTTTTAAACATGGTCTTGCATTGCTTTTCTAACTTCAGTGCTTCAGCAAATGGCAAGGACTGGGTGCTCATTTTAATTTTGATACTATCCAGCGTTTTCTTCCAAAATTCTGCCTGTTGTTGACTCCGCGCACTATTACCCGAGATCGTCATATTAATTTGCAAAGGTTTACCATTCGGCAAAGTACGCCAACCATCTGCACCGACTTTATAGTGATAGCGGTCTAACAGTAGATTGGCGGCTTTAACAGAATAAGGAATACTGCTTTTATAGTTTGGATCATAGCCCACCACGCCATTTGGAATCGGGGCTTGTAAGCGTTGTGCATCGCCTTTTTGTAAAATATTGATGTAGTTATCTGCCGAAAAGGCCATCGCCATGGCACGACGCAAGGCGATTTTGTCTTTGCTCATACCACCCACGACTGGGTTTTGCATGTTCCAATAATGGTAATCAATCGAAGGATCAGTAATCCGCGACAGGTGTACGCCTTTTTTCGCCAGTTCAGGTTTGAGTTTGCCATTTTGCAAAGCTTGAACGGTTAATTCCCCATCCAAAGCAAACAGATCAACTTCATCTTTAATAAAAGACAACCAACGCGACTGCCCTTCTTCCATCACCTGAATATCAATCACGCCAATTTGTGGCATTTTTTTGCCTTGCATGGCTTTGACAATTTTCTGATCTTCTACCGTAGAAGCCTTAAAGTTCCAGACAAAACTACGAAAATCAGGATTAGCTTTCAAAATAATGCGGGAACCTGGCGTCCAACGAGTTAGCATATACGGCCCCGTTCCGACAGGGTGCCCCATGACAAAACCTGCTTTATCTCGATATTTCTCAATCACTTCACGTGCCACGGCACCCGCAGGTTGATGTGCCAGTAACATCGGAAAGTTTTGATCAGGACTGGTTAAACGAATCACCAAGGTATATCGGTCAGGCGTTTGCAAACCTGCAACGGGTTGATCGTAATTAAACTTGCCTGTTTTAGCCGCCTGTTTTAATACTGTGTCCATTCCTAAAATACGTCCATCCAGTAACCAACTGTTCGGAGAACGCAAGTTCGGATCGAGTAGGCGTTTAAAGGTATACACATAATCTGCCGAAGTTAGTTCACGCTTTTTGCCCTTAAAGACTGGATCTGCGGCAAAATAAATGCCCTTTTGGATACGAATGGTATAGGTCAAACCATCGGCACTGACTTCAGGTAAGGCGACTGCGGTACGTGGAACCAACTTTGCAGGCGATGCCAAATAATCGTAGGTAAACAAAGTCTCAAAAATTGAACCGTTGACATGCGCAGAATACAAATCATGTACGCCTGCGGGGTCAAAACCCGTTTCAGCCACAGGGAACACATAACGTAAGACTTTGTGTGGGTCGGCAGGGCTTTGTGCCAATAAACTCATAGAGCTTGTGATTAAAAGGCCACCTGCCAATACCCCTTTGAGCCAATACTGATTTTTTTTATTCAACTGTTTCATTGTTCGTCCAAGCTTATTTATTTTTTACAGGCTGTATATCTAAATATTGCCAGTTGGTATTCATCATTGGATGGGCTTTGAAACCCTGAACTTGTGGATGCAACAACCAGTTACGAATACGGCTACTATGAATAATCCATGGATTATCAGCTTCAATCTGACGGCTTAATTTTTCGTAATACGTTAAGCGTTGCTGTGGTGGTAAACCTAACATGTGCTGATACAGCGCATCATAACTTTTCGATTGATAACAACTTAAATTGCCCTGTGCTGAATTCGGCCCATACAGCAACTGAGCAAAATTCTCCCCTTCTGGATAATCGGCAATCCAAGCACCGCCCCAGACCATGTATTTGCATTGGGTTGCAGCTTTTAAATTATCGGCAAAATTACTGACCTGAAAATCGACCCGAATACCTATTGCATCCAGATTTTTTTTCCACAGTTCAGATTGCACCACGGAACTGGAACTATTTTCCGTCATAAACTTTAAAGTGAGTGCTTTGCCATTGGGTAAAGTCCGATAACCATCTGCACCTTTTTTATAACCGAAACGATCCAGTAGTTTATTGGCCAAGATAGGGTTATAGGCGAGGCTACTGCGATAATTCGGATTGAAGCCCTGCACACCGTCTGGAACCAGCATTTCAGACCTAACCGCCTGTCCCTTATAGAG
It encodes:
- a CDS encoding M3 family metallopeptidase, which produces MNHPIFKLTALSVLTFAIQQFTFADSPTRQTLPQFQAQDIPALCDTKIQDIQQQLKHFEAKPMTAQNNAAPVLAEWDRIFASFEDFYGPIGLYSNVSPDAALRKAAEGCEIKISQFQTDIYQNPKLYQQIKNTQASDAIDSKFREDLLNDFEKTGIQLSAEKQARLKVILAELAKIEQEYARNVRDNPQKLEFTPTELTGLPQSYIDALKKNDQGNYLLGFEYPEYRPFMELADNDAARQRYQIAYTRRGGERNLILLKQAMDLRYELAQLFGKSSYAEWALHKRMAETPENVKKFLSEVHATVAPLEQKEVNTLREFQAKTLNIPLAQAKIERWSEAYWSEKLRKAKYQIDQEKMREYFPTQAAQDWLFAISSNLYGIEFKPAKVDVWQNEVEYYDVTDQKTGQLLGGLYVDKFPREGKYGHAAVWGVYGGSSLTGRKPISALVTNFNRKGLNSDELETFVHEFGHALHGILSTTRYSAQSGTSVERDFVEAPSQMYEEWARRKETLSKVADYCQPACPRVDDKLITKLNAVHSYGRGLHYARQTLYAQYDMALHGSNALKVQPLDVWKKMEGSTALGYVPNTEFPGQFGHIMGGYQVGYYGYMWSEVLALDMLSAFGKNLNNPEVGQRYRQTILSQGGQKPAEDLVKDFLGRKPDNKAFFDEITGQRVK
- a CDS encoding ABC transporter substrate-binding protein yields the protein MKQLNKKNQYWLKGVLAGGLLITSSMSLLAQSPADPHKVLRYVFPVAETGFDPAGVHDLYSAHVNGSIFETLFTYDYLASPAKLVPRTAVALPEVSADGLTYTIRIQKGIYFAADPVFKGKKRELTSADYVYTFKRLLDPNLRSPNSWLLDGRILGMDTVLKQAAKTGKFNYDQPVAGLQTPDRYTLVIRLTSPDQNFPMLLAHQPAGAVAREVIEKYRDKAGFVMGHPVGTGPYMLTRWTPGSRIILKANPDFRSFVWNFKASTVEDQKIVKAMQGKKMPQIGVIDIQVMEEGQSRWLSFIKDEVDLFALDGELTVQALQNGKLKPELAKKGVHLSRITDPSIDYHYWNMQNPVVGGMSKDKIALRRAMAMAFSADNYINILQKGDAQRLQAPIPNGVVGYDPNYKSSIPYSVKAANLLLDRYHYKVGADGWRTLPNGKPLQINMTISGNSARSQQQAEFWKKTLDSIKIKMSTQSLPFAEALKLEKQCKTMFKSSAWIADYPDADNFMQLFYGKNINVTNNACVKIPEYDRLYEQSQKMPPSPERDALYRKMSRLLEVYMPVQIIGARYRNVLAQPRVIGFKKHPILPAEWMYIDIDMKK